ATAATAATGGAGGAATTATAGATGATATAGTAATTTATAAAATTAATGAAGAAAAATTATTACTTATAGTTAACGCAGCTAATATTGAAAAAGATACAAAATGGATAAATACTTATATTAAAAAATATAATTATAATATAGAATTTATAGATTTTTCTCAAGAATATTCTTTATTGGCAATTCAAGGACCATTATCACTATTTTATATTCAAAAATTAACTAATATTTTATTAGATAAAATTCCTTTTTATCATTTTAAAATAGGAGAATTTGCAGGAGTTAAAGAAATATTAATTTCCTGTACTGGATATACAGGATCTAAAGGAGTAGAACTTTATATCCCTAATGAATATACAGAAAAAATATGGAATCAGATTCTAGAATTAGAAATTAAAAAAAATAAAATAATTCCTTGTGGAATATCAAGTAGAAACTCATTAAGATTAGAAATGGGGTATCGTTTATATGGACAAGATCTTTCTGAGGAAATAACTCCTATTGAAGCGGGATTATCTTGGATTACAAAATTTCAAAAAAAATTTATTGCAAAAAAAATATTACAAATACAAAAAAAAAATGGAAAATATAAAAAATTTATATCTTTTATTGTAAAAAAACAAGGAAAAATTCCAAGACAAGGATATTCATTAATAGATACAAATGATAATTTTGTTGGAAATGTTA
The sequence above is a segment of the Blattabacterium cuenoti genome. Coding sequences within it:
- the gcvT gene encoding glycine cleavage system aminomethyltransferase GcvT, translated to MMENNLKKTILYKNHICLGAKMVNFYGFCMPLQYTSSLKEHMSVRNKAGIFDISHMGKFILNGKDSINLIQYLTTNDLSKIKIGQAQYNCLINNNGGIIDDIVIYKINEEKLLLIVNAANIEKDTKWINTYIKKYNYNIEFIDFSQEYSLLAIQGPLSLFYIQKLTNILLDKIPFYHFKIGEFAGVKEILISCTGYTGSKGVELYIPNEYTEKIWNQILELEIKKNKIIPCGISSRNSLRLEMGYRLYGQDLSEEITPIEAGLSWITKFQKKFIAKKILQIQKKNGKYKKFISFIVKKQGKIPRQGYSLIDTNDNFVGNVTSGTFSPILKKGIGLGYLWEKKTHFINENLFLLIKEKKISIKIVKLPFIKI